From the Astatotilapia calliptera chromosome 6, fAstCal1.2, whole genome shotgun sequence genome, one window contains:
- the LOC113023967 gene encoding inactive rhomboid protein 2: protein MASHEGEEPPPYQGRTDSRLKSKKPPSLVIAIPPPEAVMSQPPRQSLKKTPSAQATGSVSESVDGHRDGEFSARERREKFSRQTSLSQSIRKSTAQWFGVGEDCETNQQVWHRKSLRHCSQRYGKLKPQYREPETATSIDQSLDSPAAHRMPRIVDPLARGRAFRCQDELDSRSPRTPQTAQGGPVTPGVASLISFTSQRSGYSRFPKRKRESVARMSIRAASNLLRGRSSLAGPQAGRSFPRKSFVRPSWMDEDTVDSADASESLFFSKGDVRDELYSMADDVFESPPLSASFAPCEQPSSLPSKDLSQAPKMPTLFHEMAQPRRGRRIASQVKHFAFDKQKRQYGLGVVGKWLNRQYRRSISSNVQKQLDDFHSHRPYFTYWITFVHIVITLLACCTYGFAPVGFAQHSTTELVLKNKGIYESVKYVQQQNFWIGPSSEDLIHLGAKFSPCIRRDAQIVSLIEKARELEKDSGCCVQNDNSGCVQTLSSGCSETLATFIKWDNEQMENISRSSGSVCHQDPRICEEPASAEPHLWKDDITTWPICTYPKKWSHTGYRHMDCNIKGRPCCIGTKGRCEIATREYCTFMHGYFHEEATLCSQVHCLDDVCGLLPFLNPDVPDQVYRLWLSLFLHAGLLHCVVSVVFQMTILRDLEKLAGWLRISIIYMLSGITGNLASALFLPYRAEVGPAGSQFGLLACLFVELFQGWQMLEKPWKAFSKLSCIMLFLFLCGLLPWIDNIAHIFGFLSGLLLSFAFLPYVTFGTFDKYRKRILIAVSLLAYVGLFASLIVWFYIRRINLHWLEHLTCLPITNKFCEKYDIDHDIEHVVN, encoded by the exons ATGGCATCACACGAAGGGGAGGAGCCTCCTCCGTACCAGGGCCGAACAGATAGTCGTTTAAAGAGCAAGAAGCCACCCAGCCTTGTAATAGCCATCCCTCCACCAGAAGCAGTGATGTCCCAG CCACCACGACAATCcctgaaaaaaaccccaagtgCTCAAGCGACCGGTTCTGTGTCAGAGAGCGTCGATGGACATAGAGATGGAGAATTTTCAGCAAGAGAAAGACGGGAGAAGTTTAGCAGACAAACATCGCTCTCACAAAGCATCCGAAA GAGTACAGCCCAGTGGTTCGGTGTGGGCGAAGACTGTGAGACTAATCAGCAGGTCTGGCACCGGAAGAGCCTGCGCCACTGCAGCCAGCGCTATGGCAAGCTGAAGCCCCAGTACAGAGAGCCCGAGACGGCCACCAGCATCGACCAGAGCCTGGATTCACCAGCTGCCCACAGGATGCCCAGG ATTGTGGACCCCCTGGCACGAGGGCGAGCCTTCCGCTGCCAGGATGAGTTGGACAGCCGCTCTCCAAGAACACCTCAAACAGCTCAAGGGGGTCCGGTCACACCAGGCGTCGCTTCACTCATCTCCTTCACCAGCCAGCGCTCCGGGTACAGTCGCTTCCCCAAACGAAAGCGAGAGTCCGTCGCGCGCATGAGCATCAGAGCTGCGTCCAACCTGTTGAGG GGTCGCAGCAGCTTGGCAGGCCCACAGGCTGGTCGCAGTTTCCCCAGGAAGAGCTTTGTCAGGCCCAGCTGGATGGACGAGGACACTGTGGATTCTGCAGATGCATCCGAGTCGCTCTTCTTCAGTAAG GGTGATGTCCGTGATGAGTTATATTCCATGGCCGATGATGTCTTTGAGTCGCCTCCCTTGTCTGCCTCTTTTGCTCCCTGCGAGCAACCTTCCAGCCT TCCCAGTAAGGATTTATCACAGGCTCCTAAAATGCCAACACTATTCCACGAAATGGCTCAACCACGTCGCGGACGTCGCATTGCCTCCCAAGTGAAGCACTTTGCGTTTGACAAGCAAAAACGTCAGTATGGTTTGGGAGTTGTGGGGAAATGGCTAAACCGACAGTATCGACGAAGCATTAGCAGCAACGTCCAGAAGCAGCTGGACGACTTCCACAGCCACAG ACCCTACTTTACCTACTGGATTACATTTGTCCACATCGTTATCACATTGCTGGCCTGCTGCACGTATGGGTTTGCCCCTGTTGGGTTTGCACAACATTCGACAACTGAGCTG GTGCTGAAGAACAAAGGCATTTATGAGAGTGTTAAGTATGTCCAACAACAGAACTTCTGGATTGGTCCAAGCTCT GAAGACCTCATCCACCTGGGGGCAAAATTCTCCCCCTGCATCCGTCGGGATGCACAAATCGTCAGCCTGATCGAGAAGGCCAGAGAGCTCGAGAAAGATTCTGGCTGCTGCGTTCAGAATGACAACTCCGGATGTGTGCAGACCCTCAGCTCCGGCTGCTCT GAGACGCTGGCCACCTTTATTAAATGGGACAATGAACAAATGGAAAACATCAGTAGGTCGTCCGGTTCTGTCTGTCACCAGGACCCCAG AATATGTGAGGAGCCTGCCTCTGCAGAGCCTCATTTATGGAAGGATGACATCACCACGTGGCCG ATCTGTACATATCCAAAGAAGTGGAGTCACACAGGCTACAGACACATGGACTGTAACATCAAAGGACGGCCCTGCTGCATAGGAACTAAGGGCAG aTGTGAAATCGCAACCAGAGAGTATTGCACTTTCATGCATGGTTACTTCCACGAGGAAGCCACCCTCTGCTCACAG GTCCACTGTCTGGATGATGTGTGCGGCTTGCTGCCCTTCCTTAATCCTGACGTTCCCGATCAAGTCTACCgtctctggctctctctcttcctACATGCTGG gctttTACACTGCGTGGTGTCCGTAGTGTTCCAGATGACCATACTGAGGGACCTGGAGAAGCTGGCAGGTTGGCTTCGCATCTCCATCATTTACATGTTGAGTGGGATCACTGGTAACCTCGCCTCTGCCCTCTTCCTGCCCTACAGAGCCGAG GTGGGTCCAGCGGGGTCTCAGTTTGGGCTCCTCGCTTGCCTCTTTGTTGAGCTGTTTCAGGGTTGGCAGATGCTGGAGAAGCCCTGGAAAGCCTTTTCTAAACTGTCGTGCATCAtgctcttcctcttcctgtgcGGCCTTCTGCCGTGGATCGACAACATCGCCCACATCTTCGGTTTCCTCAGCGGCCTGCTGCTCTCGTTTGCCTTCTTGCCCTACGTCACCTTCGGGACATTCGACAAGTACCGGAAACGTATCCTCATCGCCGTCTCGCTATTGGCCTACGTTGGACTGTTCGCTTCCCTCATCGTTTGGTTTTATATTCGCCGAATTAACTTGCACTGGCTGGAGCATCTGACCTGCTTACCGATCACAAACaagttttgtgaaaaatacGACATAGACCACGACATCGAACATGTGGTGAACTAG
- the aanat1 gene encoding serotonin N-acetyltransferase, with translation MSVVSAVPFLKPLPMRSPVPQGRRHTLPASEFRSLSPEDAISVFEIEREAFISVSGECPLHLDEVRHFLTLCPELSLGWFEEGRLVAFIIGSLWDQERLTTDALTLHKPHGTTVHIHVLAVHRTFRQQGKGSILMWRYLQYLRCLPYVRRAVLMCEDFLVPFYQKSGFKMLGPSNITVGPLNFTEMFYPVRGHAFMRRNSGC, from the exons ATGTCTGTGGTGAGCGCAGTGCCTTTCCTGAAGCCTCTCCCCATGCGCTCTCCGGTGCCTCAGGGCCGCCGCCACACGCTGCCGGCCAGCGAGTTCCGCTCCCTCAGCCCGGAAGATGCCATCAGTGTATTCGAGATTGAAAGAGAAG CTTTCATCTCTGTCTCCGGTGAGTGTCCTCTCCACCTGGACGAGGTGCGTCACTTCCTTACTCTGTGTCCTGAGCTGTCTCTTGGCTGGTTCGAGGAGGGACGGCTGGTGGCTTTTATCATCGGCTCACTGTGGGACCAGGAGAGGCTTACCACG gACGCCCTTACGCTACACAAGCCTCACGGGACCACCGTTCACATCCACGTTTTGGCCGTCCACCGGACCTTCCGCCAGCAGGGAAAAGGCTCCATCCTGATGTGGCGTTACCTGCAGTACCTCCGCTGCCTGCCCTACGTCCGCCGTGCCGTGCTCATGTGTGAGGACTTCTTGGTCCCCTTCTACCAGAAGTCAGGCTTTAAAATGCTAGGCCCCAGCAACATCACGGTGGGGCCCCTTAACTTCACAGAAATGTTCTACCCCGTGAGGGGCCACGCCTTCATGCGGCGCAACAGTGGCTGCTGA